A stretch of the Panicum virgatum strain AP13 chromosome 9N, P.virgatum_v5, whole genome shotgun sequence genome encodes the following:
- the LOC120692219 gene encoding F-box-like/WD repeat-containing protein TBL1XR1 has protein sequence MASSGWSPMQRKGPDALTGTELNAAVYRYLQESGFVHTAFNFFYEADIGRGNIQGMIPQGALIRIVHKGLQYIEFEANSEIGSDDEHHVFDTLELMTNDLDELRKKITSSSKCNSVKDDKEKRIDCVETDKVQCSAETATVQPMKHAKAQGIVSKEQNIWSAEIGQHTGSAETTAMHRKKLMQKWKAAQNSNPGETAKIHRTQPMKHAKVQGMDSKEHICAETTQKTGSAETTTGQGLQLSWIGKKLRLKKWKH, from the exons ATGGCTTCTTCAGGGTGGTCTCCAATGCAGAGAAAAGGGCCTGACGCCCTCACAGGAACTGAGCTGAATGCTGCAGTGTACAGATACCTTCAGGAATCAG GATTCGTGCATACTGCATTCAATTTCTTTTACGAGGCAGACATTGGAAGAGGCAATATCCAGGGAATGATTCCACAAGGTGCCCTGATTAGGATCGTGCATAAAGGTCTTCAGTACATCGAGTTCGAAGCAAAT TCTGAGATTGGTAGCGATGACGAGCACCACGTTTTTGATACTCTGGAGCTAATGACCAATGATTTAGACGAGCTAAGAAAGAAAATTACCAGCAGTTCAAAGTGCAATTCTGTGAaggatgacaaagagaagaggatTGATTGTGTTGAGACTGACAAAGTGCAGTGTTCTGCTGAGACGGCCACAGTACAGCCAATGAAGCATGCAAAGGCACAAGGGATAGTCTCCAAAGAACAGAACATTTGGTCTGCTGAAATTGGACAACACACTGGTTCCGCTGAGACTACCGCAATGCATAGGAAGAAGCTTATGCAGAAATGGAAGGCTGCACAGAACAGCAATCCTGGTGAGACTGCTAAAATACATAGGACTCAACCAATGAAGCATGCAAAGGTACAAGGGATGGACTCCAAAGAACACATATGTGCTGAGACTACACAGAAGACTGGTTCTGCTGAGACTACTACAGGACAGGGGTTGCAGCTTTCGTGGATAGGGAAGAAACTTAGACTCAAAAAATGGAAGCATTGA